The window agctccccgccgtgtcccggctgcagagagcggctgccgggacGGTTggcctgggagtctgaagcgagcatggcccagggagcggagccgagaaatagagaccgaagagacaggggcaggaagcagaacggagagacaaggggagcaaaagagggccagggaacggggccggagctgcgggaaggggcagcagggacagaggaagagacgcagaatgagcaggagggagcaggagagagcgaacgctgggctggggcgggatggagactgttgaagaagctttgcagggacaacaaaatagagagcgagtggcaaagaacagggctatagcgggcaagcaagggactggcaagtggctagagcaacacacaaggagaagcccaggggcagtttttgtatgcactccagtaaaccccgaggtgttttcctgctgcagtggtcgctgccagccagcggcagcagctggggctgaggcccggcaagcggggccggcacagccccgcagccccgtgcccgcccctcagggccccgtgcgcaatggcggcagcaggggacgaggaggccgcgggctgcgggcagcgctgccgccccgccgggccacacgccgcgggcggcttcagcagcagcacaggagctctggggacactggtgccgcagctggtgacgggccgccgagcagcacaatggcgcggagcgcggtaagggagagcctgggcgtgtggccccttaaggaaaaaaggagggccgtgttcatcggtgcctcccctggggcaggaatggagggcccgagatggcgctcagagccaaggccgaggcagctgggcagcctgcctgggtcctacgtaggaaggagatgtcaccaagacaccctccagcctgctctggccctctgctcattatgggctgcggccttcacggtgggcagtgatgtgtgcttgattccagaggatgccatgggccgagtttctgcagcttgtcagctgcataggactcttacgagccttggagagagacccgaggggtggaaatctgtcagtgcctctttgcttgcagctggaaacacctggggcttaagtggtgcttcagggacaaccgtaccaaaggtgctctagaaggctgtccaagagcttctgagcgtaggttgcctggcacacataagtcatgcatatttatttgccagaagagctgctcggctaaaaggccagcagtgttacctgatatctgcagcaaccaagacatttgtgtgtgtcccgtggcggtgcctgatggtgtccgaggacaaggcagagggagctcaggggctctggatgactgcttgagggatctggggcacatgtggtattttcttcccccacgtgcagtgagccagacccaggaaggctctagaggtgaataggcggcagcccggtgttcccagcaacagtgtgggagtttgaccgtgggttactctacaggacagcaggcctgatggtggcacatgggctacatctgcctgaaagggaaaaaggctcttggctccagagttagcagggctccttgagagagctttaagtagcattggaagtggaaaagggagtaaaccaggctgacgggggagatgcgtcagcactgcacagccatgtttgggtgacagtggaggatggaagcagtgctgccatcaaaggtcatgaaagtatagcagaagtcatgggaaaagcaggtttttgccacaattctttcagacaaaaatactaccaaagaaacactcttgaatttgggctttttacagcagccttcatccaggtcttcttctagggaatttctgaggaataagacatgagtgcctctgcattcccatgcacaatgctgcctccaaaatactccagcccttctccatttggctccttccattcctgtgcagaataaggaaattcagtagaggggaggtgcaggaattcacaggcaacgtgggcgtacattggggccttcacagccatcactttgttctgaggtcacagagctctgtttgatgtcaggttccagagccccactgtgctcttcagtgctcgctctgggcaacactgcagcagcagcagcagcagcagcagcagcagcagcagcagcagcagcagcagcagcagcagcagcagagtgttgctagcaggggggatcatggtcctgagccgctacctcctgctgctctttctcgtggccctgccagcccagaatgcccagagtgctccagcagctgggcagggagcaggtaggcaggcaggggccagcacacagccctggctggcagcagcggggccgggagcagggatggctgagccaggaaggcagcacggggcaggcagaggggcagaggctccaggggaggtgtgaggggctgcagctgctttagggtgcagcatggagagagcttcctaaggagcaaggatgtggggagggtcgggccaggcccggaagctcagcaccagttctccatcactcagcagtggctgtccgtccctccgctctgggtgtccagccttctggcccggctccagggctgactcgcacacagatcgtgtgggcacgccacggcttttcccttcatgtgggagctgccagctcagtgtcccaagggcagccagacccccctgcagctgtgaggatgcagacctgcttgagcgtgccctagcagtgccttccacatccaggccttgaggtgtgcccatgagggcagtgcacgtgatggtaacttcttgtgggtgtttggttgtagttgtggacacagagagtgctctttcagcccctgagcgaggggcagataccgtgctgactccgagctggtacctcaagcgtgagtagtcagtctgtcctgccttcacaaaaaggagcgccccttttccctgttttattcacgagaaaaataccgtcataggttaacgtgcttttgtaaatctaacaatagggatgaaggatgacaaggttcctgaagagttccctgaaggattgccggatgttccagaggagctcctggcagccttgcatgaagccccatctggttagtatatcccactctgttaaccctggcagccgggaagctgagcttttgcttcctgtaggcatgtgctgtatcctggacaggcagaagcactcagtcagagtcctgctgcaggcccactccatttcacagctcctgcagggagccctagagatggtccagcacagcctccgctcgcagctgttcttccagatgactgccaggggcttctccagctgctgctgcagttgtagcattcctggccagggctgctctgtgcagacattggcatccagatgttgggcaaaggccagtgctgaatttgggttcgccacacgctcagcacagcatggaggcagcaatgacatcagagcaagccttggctgccccttgcagagctcaggctcagggacgggttgaagctggagtccaagggtgagggggaacctgaaggtactccttctgtgggtcatttggttaagtcttggctggtttgggtctgcacttcttgttgcactgcagaaaatccagctgtcgattcctcctgtcttgggggggacagcggcctcgtcagcgccgcttgccggaatgcccaggccatggtaccgtgcttgtgctgaggggcagtggcttctggttaatgtgtgcaatgttttgtttttctgaagagacagattctgagactgtgccggagaccttagctgtggaagaaagtgacagtgtgccaggctcacatgaaaaaagagaaccaacagaggacaccaggacacttgctgagcctgaggaatattcaggtgagtgcttgctagatgctgtcttgggcaaagagcagcatttctgctgtatccctgcagtgctctccatgggtgaattgcaggtgcccagcacgcagcccgggcctgcagcccggaggagtagatggggcagtgctgctccctggcacacactgggctcttgtgcatgagagcttgatgggatccctcttggtccctgatgctaagacaccagagccagaggaagccatctctgaagacaacatcagatgtcagttctgatccactagcagtgccagtccttgggcagctgaagcacactgtggggttatgcctagtgcagagcacaaacgctgactcttgcattgtctcttctcctgccagggtcatccggtgggcaaaaagcccagactgctggacactgtgacccgagcaagtactacatcctagtagggacagtagcagcctcagctttgcttctgcttggggcagtgtctggctatctagtcatgcatcagctgctgaagagagacaggtgagttattaattgctgccattggcaaggaagtctttgcagcatgcaggagcgcccaggcggctcctagcagggctctgaggaaactgtgctccaaattcctatctgtgaggagtcttcttggaaatctgtttctacaggaggagccaggaggacaaagaggcaacaggacaggactgggactcttcctgggaaagctgtggtcagcctagaggtgaagcagagtcaggagaaggagcgggaagcagcgagagagcccaaggcaacgggttcagggacagctgccgcctgtttcctgagctctttgcagcagagctcgcccagctgcacaagaacatgagcgcagacccgtcacctctgcccacctgctccttctgtgctctggctgacaacacctcttcacgggaccactggatttccctggagtcacctcagcccacagcatcctcttggccctcctaccaatacctgcaggactactatctgttagaggatgaagattagtgatagtgatagatggttagtgatagtgatagccataaatagtgatagtggtagtgattcttttagtgatagtgatagggacacttgatattagagggtggtggttgttttaatgatagtgatagttaatattagaggatagtgatggttttaatgatagcgttagttaatattaggggatagcgattgtttcaatgatagcgttacttgatattagaggagggtgattgtattagtgatagtgatagtcataaatagtgatagtggtagtgattcttttagtgatagtgatagggatacttgatattagagggtggtggttgttttaatgatagtgatagttaatattagaggatagtgattgttttaatgatagcgttatttgatattagaggacaatgattgtattagcgatagtgatagttaatattggaggatggtgattgtttttgtgatagtggtacatttagtgatagtgatacttggtattagcagacaattattgttttcttgatcttgataaataaatatttttccaaaagcagtaagttcttgcctggtgtggctgtttctgttggggtagaatgcacagagctgggagcagggctggggctgtgacaggagctctgagaaacttgcactgcagtgcaggagctgcttgtgccacctcagcctgctttcccagcagtggccgttcacaaagctttcctgcaccagcacagggacacgctggctagcagtgacatgcagaaacttctctgggagctcatttgggatactgccctgaatcaggaaggtctgggcagagagggaaagatgttctgcgagggatggctgtccagcagtgagcacatcaagagacccgaggtggtgacttaggtcgtggcagtccctccctgaagagcttcaagagaggagcatcaaggagcagaaagctggagccgggctgtgtgagaggggaaggaatgtcctatcaatcacaggagccttcttaaaaattagatggataacagcgactataattataataaaaattacagtcttgtcgcacgcagtatgggaaaaaagccagagctgggatagaactgagaacttttgtggaggattttgtgaacagctagctagttgacaaaggtcacactgatataataccattagttaagcaagaaggagatgaggataggagtcagcagtcaatgtccaaacctggcaagggcactgtgcccttggtgcaacatcaggatgggggagaggatcgttagttagaaatatgaagaaaagatgtggacagctgcaacatagtagccacaagaatgctaaggtaggtgtagttagctgataagtaactaaccaataatgagctcaccttttgcaatatgtattagcctcattaacaccaatataaatgtatgtgcctaccaataaagttttgagatttgctgatcactcctattgagtgccgcattttttccgccgattaccacaggcctcaacccactacttttatcccagcaagtacagtgagacaagagcactcctttagatccagtgcattgaattcagcaaagcctccccagccactcccagctgagatgttcaggaatcaaaggaggaagctccaccatgatttcattggcagtaatggggacacgcctctggaagtgctgccagctgagccgggggctgggcctgggggggactcatgtgcccccattgctctctcagggcaaatgccgtgtgtgcaacaccaaggaaatgtaatgaACACTGCCTCGGGGATTTCATACAGACAGAAAGGCCAAATGGagcaaactttggtttaatgataaaaacagattgtgtctcaacaaagacaaaatgtaaAAAGTTGAAGCATAGAAACACCAAACACCAaacatttattgctaaatctaacactactaatacatctttaataaTAGTTATATATCTTATATATATCTTAGCTAATAAACAGAGGGATTCCTATCATGTAAACTAATAGAAGAATAAAcaatcctaaaaacttgaaaaacaatcttatttctatctagtccTGCAGACGCAtaactcttgctagcctggggcaaatgcagggctaatttggccttttcttcttggggagaggctgtgcatccttgcgtgggcgatgtcttctcctgtgcttgttcctctccttgatggtttcaaactccctggaagacaggaaacaaaccatccattgttaactccatacacaccattaagccaagtgccgagatctccctttttggatgaatttccatcttttcaggctgtgacaaATTGGTAAagtgatcagcaccatgagtctgatcttgctggtttcaattctttgaaatgtcttcctccttttgcttcatcctaggtttaattggatcagcagcatcaaagcaagctttgatgcatgtgttcctgtttgtatgaactgtgtcttgttggggcatggcaaggtttcactgggaatgctgggtttgaacgaagctgtttgggttccaagtaggctgtaagcttgagcagggctgccaggggcgatcctgcaagtggcctcagcttgccctgtggtgcctttggaaagggtcagcgtgctttaggccaaaggggcagctgggagcagaaggaggaggagcttgcgcaccgttggcactgcccgcacggaaaggggcctcccgccggctggggcggctggcagcagggacactccgcgctgccagcccgcttgcggcttctcttcccggtctccccagtctccttcctggaagggcttttcctcctcttccgtttgcccgcagtctggaaatcaaagaatccttacttatgcttccttccttccttttagaaagctggaattcacagcatccaccccaaaaatctattggcctaagcaaattcttccaaaccccgaagagctgagaaaagggctggatatggcagtgggctgcggcaggctgccaaccaTGGAGGTTGGAAgaaaatactcccctttaccacagctctaagggggtgggataaatacgtggctatccatagttctacatgtctgatttctacctctctgcctaacatctatttatctctggttttcctccccacatgtctagggcatggctttTACATTCAgtcacactagtgaagacacatgattacccattttctcctacccaaaataatctctctctctccctctctctgtctctctctgtgaagcaaattgctctCTGCcagtaaggaaagtattaaaggtgccatggcactggcagctcctttttggggatacgctggggtgctacaaaagatctctaaaatttggcagcatctccatgaaggcagcccagatggctgatgttagcaagcagtggggaatgaaaggTGTGAttggaatctgagggtgccagcccttgagaaaccgatttgtagagagtcaaagcccattttgaTGGTGGTGCTGCTTTGTTGGGTCAAAGTTGTGCTCCACAATTCcgtatttcagggcagcagcacaacaaaAGTCTGGGTagcacctgctgcgcctctcccagtgcgtgggaccaagggagccaggcaaagTGGCATGTGGTGTGGCTTGACAGCAGGGTTTGTccccttctgccagtttcttgaccctgctggcatgtctggattttcttcccactcacctgagcaagagtgctgctggcaagtttctgctcttttttccagcagtagtagtactccacacactgtgccacagTCTTACTCGGGATCTGTTGTGaagagcaaaagaaggaatctgaaacagccgtcctgtagggtgcattggagaacaatgagaatacagagtaaagtaggaattaaagtcacggagaaaattgaggagggtgtaaaatgaaatgaatatgcaggagtcagagaggcattatgcaatgtaataaaccgagtATTGTGCTACGTGGTACCACAtgtaatgcacagatcaacaccaagtccctctagcagagttcttctttgccccgTTCACTGCAGTTACCCCAGCccaaggtgttgtggaagcagcagcataTATGGGAGACAAGTCTAACAGAagagagctttgtcttccaaaacagcctggagagaagggctgcagaggccggatcatcattttcacacaggccttccatgtcctgttctgtggctgctttaacagttttggtacttgagaagagagggacataggtgcagtatttggtaccagcaataatcaacatgtcccttctgatgatctgccaaggtgagaaatgtcctgtggctttacctgcttctggatgagatggaaatccttgccgtaggtgtggaaagccttttggaaggcctccttctcctcaggtgtccatctatcagagcctggcaagaaaaagcagcagctgaattgatccctctagccacttgaagcagatcccactggatGCCGAAAGCAAGCTGGCGCCAGCCGtcattcacgtgtgtgcatgtctgctccctcagaaggtgatgaagacgagagcaggcattccccagggaaaaaagcatggaaaacgagtcaagctgaaggagtagatgctggtgctttccctgtccccagagaaggcgagatcGTGTGCTGGTTTtaagcacaactaattgaagcagaaatgcttgacacggccattaagcgcacggcagcatgtgtcagtgaaggaagaagctgggcttgggttacctgcataatgataatcagccaagggatggccttgagctgttggaggaCCCCCTGAGAGCAACATCTctagagcctcctgcaagatgcaaaggaaaaaggcttgagctgacccacaacacaaaaaaagagccaaaccccaccaatGCTGCCCTTCAGCCGCTTTGcttcttcagctgaggattcaggccactggctctcatatgggtcaaagattgtgctttgctcccagtccctcatttttgctgcccagcccttggcccctgctccccaagggtagcattttcctctccaactccatgattttgctcctcctgcatcctgaattgcctcagctgactgaggcttctgggaattgcccctcaaaatgtcttcgagaacacagatctccaggaggttttcaaggcagcaggctgcaggaccctgcggcactgcctccaggagagatcttgtccctgctggagccatttgggctcagccctgccgcagctggacgagacacagcaggcagcgagtgctctgctgcttgtgaactcccttcttcaaggagcagccaggaaaggctgtcccgctgcccgggccttatcaattccctgcccactcttgcccgcgcccaaacagccgcttcctaccggaacgctgccacgagcctggtgcaggcagtgcagggcgagctccagctgagctgctgccccgggaaggccacgggagctggccatgtccaacagttctctgactgcaagcacaacaaaaacccacccaaagtcagccttgagCCGACAAAGGGGAAGGCTTGCCGTACAAGGCAGGagggaaagcacaagagctaaagcctgcagcttggagagcacgaaaaggagagcaaagcaaagggcagctgaagcaagggcccacctagtgctgcctctcccttccatgCAGCTTTTGgcataaggagtgggggccaatctcccctcttccagtggcacatgcctctgacccatttggagagcagcacagttgctctttttcctgctctgctgcagaagcagagtattgtccttacgcctaccacttccacaagggaagatgggcatgacaaggagagaagcagagcctgccaaaagctgcctttttacccaaaaatcACCATTTTACATGCCCGACTATCTCAGGAGTTGAAGGAAAgctagacagctacctctgtctggtttttccaggtcagagtcgtcttcctccaagggcttccagaccagggttgcaggctcttcatcctcacttggcggcccggtctgcagctcagggagctcagcctgaaagtcactgccaacattgatgtgtctagaggaagaaggagtaggacgtaagaaaggcaagtggtcaagagacacctggcgtgcagccacagccttggaccaatcccaccctggCTCTGAAGgagcagttgtcctgctcgccgttcctcaagtttgctgtcctttaaccctaggccaaaactcacggctcagtgtgggctcttgctttccttttcattgtgcctctcctttccacctgaaagagatcaaaacaacgctccagataaaactcattctgccaagatgtgtcggtagcctgcttctcatcctcatcatcactgaaaaccccaagctcctctgtcccagctcctctccattaggtgtcattgctgcatttttcacttggaatttctgaggcaggtccctctagcagtctgcagcttgctcaagaaggaaagctgaagggcaggcactagagtgccttgagtcttggggccagtgagaagagccaagaggatgcatggaagatgcgctactgcaggcttgggttggatggaaggcaaaggttcttcagccagagggggcttgggcactggaactgcctccccagggaagggctcccagcaccaaggctgagagagctccaaa of the Passer domesticus isolate bPasDom1 chromosome 9, bPasDom1.hap1, whole genome shotgun sequence genome contains:
- the LOC135307033 gene encoding zinc finger protein 541-like, which codes for MLLSGGPPTAQGHPLADYHYAGSDRWTPEEKEAFQKAFHTYGKDFHLIQKQIPSKTVAQCVEYYYCWKKEQKLASSTLAQGV